The stretch of DNA cgGCTGCAGCACGCCCTTGCGGCAGAGCTCGCCCGCGGCGGATCTCGCCCCAGGGCAGAGCTCCGAGTGGAACTCGCGCCGGCTGCAGCTCTAGGGCGCCGGAACGGGCGGATGTCGCGGCGGGATGGGAGGAGCCGCTCCagagcggagctcgcggccggcggagctcgcggacgggcggatctcgcggccggcggagccccgcgtccgcccgccatggcgccgccgtggaggaaggagggccGCGAGCGCCGCGTCAGCCCGACATGGCCCCGCGACGGCGCCTCTCTGCTCCTGCTGTTGCTCGCCGGCTGCGGATCTCGCCCAGCCGGAggtcgcgccggcggcggagcccgcCCAGGccgagcgcgcgcaggcggcggagcCCCGCGTCCACCCGCGTTTGCCTGAGGATaagattgaaaaaaataaaaaaaaaagggaagggTGGGAAAGAAAAGGGAAGGATGAGAGTTTGACATGTAGGGTCCATTGGTGACAGATGGGATCCCCACTAACGGTGTTATTTTGTCATCCATCTCAGATTTTCAATTCCTTCATCCAAACAGAAGTTGGAGCAAACCCATCTCCAACTCAAAAATATAAACCAAACATAAAAAGAGTTGGAACCGTCCCAGAACGAGAGTCGGAGCCACTCCAACCCACCCATcctgcaaccaaacacacggttaaGCGATATATAACACACGGTTAAGCGATATATAGCCACCCCCCAGAGGAGAGCCGCGCCAGGCCAAGGCCAACTAGGCAACAAGCCCACACACACAACCCCCAGGCCCCACCACCCCACGGCTTCCCCAACAATCCATTGCCCGCCGGCGCTCTCCGCGGCTCCGCCTTTTCCCTGTCGAGGAGCAGCAACAAGCAAAgccacgccggcgagcgggcgggAGGCAATGCCGCCAAAATCGGATAGCGTCGAAGGTATTCACCCCTGCGGCCCTTTCCCCTCCCAACTGAAATGGTCACCCCTTTTTTCTTTGTTTGGTTCAAAACCTTCCCGATTTCGACCATCCGTAGCACGGCCCAATCGATGTTTCTAATGATTTTACGGatcccttttcttttccatttctgCAGGAATCGTCCTGGGTTTCGTCAATGAGGTGCTGCCTCTCCCCTGAATTCCTGAAACCCCAccccaaaaccctaaaccccttGTCCTTGCTTATGCTTTGCGCAATTAGGGTTCGATTTTTCACTCTGTTGGTACTTGTGGGGATTTGTGATGTATAAGAATTTTTCTAGAATCCTTAGGATTTTATGGATTATGGATGGGACAAAATTAACTAGAGTACTAGACATGCTGGGTATTGATTGTGCAGTAGCTCATGATAGCAGCATGCTGTTTGATTAATACCGGTTATTGTCCATGCTTTATTTCTGTAGATTCAGGTGGTTAGTTAGAATCTTCGAAGACACCCTGGTCACCATGCTGATTAATCGATACATGTAGTTGCAACTGGCATCACTTTGTTTTTTATCATTATTCAGAATGATCGCAATTGCAGTTGTCCTACAATTAAGCAGCTACCTGCAGTCAAGTGCTGAAACGTAGCTGGATAACTTGGTAGTGAGCAGCTCATTCCTGTGGCCAGAATATGAGTTCTATGCCCATCCCTAGAATACATCAAAAGTTTAGACTAGTTTCGGTTTGAATGTTGACTCCCTGGTGCTAATTGCATTGTGGTTTGTGTTTGCCCTTTGTATAACACAATTTATCAGATTCTCTTTCAAATGTCCCCTCCCAGCTTAGCAGCACCATTTATGATTTACTCTTACTGTTCCCTGAAGTTTGTGACTACAAATTAGCTCTCAAATGCTTGCAAATGGTAACACATGTACAATCCTTTTGTAGATCAGTTTTGGTTTTTGCTCTTCACTGTAGGCTATTTTTTCTGCCCTGTCAGATGTAGTTATGCTTGCTGTAGACTGTTTTCCCAGTTTCAGACAGTTGTATATGTTTCTACTTTCTAGAGCATGTGTTATAATGTACTTTTCATTAATTCtgctttgttacatttttttatttcccAGTTAACTAAGTGACACTTCAttatgaattcaaatagatAAGATGGGAGGAAGTGTTACTGTCTTTACCTTCAGATACTGCTCATATCCCGATTTGATTTACTTATGTGCTAAGTAGTGTACGCGACTGTCAGTATGAGATGAGTTTATTCAGAAAGTTCTTTGTGCAGAGTTCTTCAGTTTtataaaaattgaaaaaatgaCCACACTATCTGGTCAGATTGAAGTACTTCAAATCGTCACTTTCATAACCCTTGATATAACGCTGTTTTGGTTTTTCAAGCTCTGGGTATCACTGAGTTGACTATTACTATGACTGTGCAGCAAAACAGGCCATTGAATTCACAGAATGTAGctgacgcgctacagaagtttaATCTGAAGAAAACTGCAGTACAAAAGGCACTGGATGCATTGGCCGATAGTGGACAGATTTCCTTCAAGGAGTATGGCAAGCAGAAAATTTACATTGCTCGGCAAGATCAATTTGACATTCCAAATGGGGAAGAACTTGAGGAGATGAAGAAAGCAAATGCCAAGTTGCAGGAAGAACTTGCAGATCAAAAGAAAGCAATTAGTGAGGTTGAATCTGGTAAGTTCTGGACTTCCAATTTGTATCTTTGTCTTTTTAGTGGTCTATCAAATGTAGTATGCCATGATCATAGTTCAATGATATCTAAATTTAAAACTTGTTCAGAGGTACGAGGTctgcaatcaaacttgacactGGCAGAGATTAAGTCAAAGGAGACTAAATTACAAAGCGAAGTACGTGCATACAAAAATGTTCCCTTCTGCTCCTTACTAAGTGTCTGTGTTCCTTTGGACCAGTTCTAATTACAGGACTTTATTTGTTTAGGTCCAGGAAATGGAAGAGAAACTCGATAAATTGCAGAGTGGTGTCATCTTGGTGAAACCTGAGGACAAGAAGATCATTGAGgattcttttgctgaaaaagtTAACCAATGGAGAAAGCGGAAGAGGATGTTCAAGGAGCTTTGGGATAATATTACTGAGAATAGCCCAAAAGATCAGAAGGAATTTAAGGTTTTTGCTGCATTCCCCCTTTATCTTTTGCCCTTTGACTGCACTTGGGATTTACCCTTCCTGTTGCTGCCATCTAGCTATTCATGATGTTGATGAACAATATGCATCTGCAGGAAGAGCTTGGCCTTGAGTATGATGAAGATGTTGGCGTGAACCTGCAGTCTTACACTGACATGCTGGCAAGTCTTAACAAGAGGCGTAAAATTTCTCGCTGATGTAGCATGAGTATCTAAATCACAAGTCAAAAAATCAGTTACAGAAGTTTTGCCAACTACGCATCATGGTCCTGCTGTTTCTTACAGTTTCTGTAGCTGAGCTGTTCCAGAATCCAGATTGATGATGTTGTCCTCtgttaatatttaattatttattgccTTATGAGTGTTCTAGTGGGTAGTTTCAGACCTTAGCGGATGTGTTAATCCTGCCAGCAATGAGGTTTAATATATCTCTGAACCAGTTGAGTGACACCAAATTCTCCACCCTCTTTGATTGTATCTAAAACAATGCATACAGCAATATATGATGATTTGGCACCCTGCTTACAACCTggctttatttcaaaaaaaaaaaaactggcaaCGAATCaaatttctttctctctctctctctttttatcATTTACATTACACGTATGGCATGAGCATTGCCATAGAATCTAACTACAGGCAACAGGCATGTAGCGAAAATTCAACTAAATATATTGAGATCACGAAACCATTTCCAATGGTGCTATTTGATTGCAGCTAAAATCCCCTCTTTGTTCTGACCGATTGTGGCTTGACCCTGGCAGGCTCCCTCTGCTCATGGTGCTTCAGTTCGTTGGCTGCAGTGTTGTCATGATTTGCCTCGTCATCCGGCAGGATCTCAATCTCTGAACTGTAATTCCGGGCATGTTCGATCTTCTCAAATTTCTTTCCATCAACCGTCTCGTCTTCTTTCTTGCTCTCATCATCCATCTGCGCCGCTCCTGTTTTCCTACTGTCGCCGGGCCCCCTGGAATCCCCACGCGAGAGCTCCATGGCTGCCttcgcggcggctgcggccaaGGCGGCCGACTTGAACgcagcctgcgccgccgcctccacgtccTTGTACCTCTGCGCCGAGTGGCCGGAGACATGTTCATCCAGGTCATCAACTGGTGGCGTCCTGATCCTCTCCTTTTCCTGCTTCGTCTTCCTGTGgtcgtggtgggagtgggaGCGTCCGGAGCCCTCGCAGGGAGGCTCGTAGAGGCTCACGGCGATCCCTTTCTCCGCAGCGATCTCCTGGAGCAGCATCTGGCGGCTCTCGAGGCTCGGCTGCCTGGTCGACAGCTTCTGCACGATCTGAATCGTTCGGGTTTCCGTTAGAATTCGTCGCAGAGACGTTTAATTTCGGGTGTTGATCGAGTCAGAGCTTCgtcggcgaggggctcaccttGGGGTTGACCCCGCAGCCGCTGCggagcgcggaggcggcggacacGAACTCCCTGCCGaacttggcggcgaggatgtTCCTGACCTCCTGCAGCTCCGGTAGGTCCCCGCACCTCGCGGCGGCGTAcacgagccccgccgccgcctcccgcagcTCCTCGGGGCACTCCCTGCACGCGTCGacgagcgccgcccgctcggCGATGAGGCCGCAGTAGGCCTCGAGATCGGCGAGCGCGTCGAGCGCGTCCTGCTCCCGGACGGCGTGCTCGGCGCGCGCCAGCGCGCGGTCGGGGCGGCCCAGGCGGAGCAGCTGCTCGACGTCCCCGCGCGCCTGCGCGCACCGCACCTGGCGGTGGCCCCGCACCACGCCCAGGCGCGTCGCCGCCAGCCCCAGCAGCGACCGGAGCCGCGCCGTCTGCTTCGTCGTCCGCCCCAGCAGCACGTCCAGCCGCCTCCCCATCGCCGAGCACCGAGCTGGAGAGCAACCGCCGACTGCCGCCGCCGATCGTGCTTGGTCTGGCCCGGTGTGCCTGCGAAGACCGGGCGGTTTCGCCCTGGTGTTTTATACTACCCCCGTCGGGCGTCGGGTGGCAGGCGCTCGCGCGCGCGGTGTGGAAGCGTGGAAGGGAAGCTGCACGGGACGCgagcaattaatgcgaaaggaACCGAGGGTGGCGATACGCTTCCTTGCGCGGCTGGGTGTGGGTTGCTTTGTGGCGAAGGCgtccgagcgagcgagcgagggcGACGGGGTTTAAACGTCTGAGCGGACGCGTGGTGGGCCGAGCTGTCACACGGGGGGTGGTGGGTTCCGCCGCAAAGGGACCGGTCCGCGCCCGGACCCGCGCGGCCAGTTTGGCAGTTTCCATCGGGGCCGGGCTTACGACGACGTCTGCTCGGCGAGTGGGGGGTTTTCTTCCTCGTCTTCGATTTTGTTCTGACCGGGGCGGGGGAGAGCTTCGCGAGGAAACTGGCGTGGTGGAAGAGTCGAAAACGACGGGGCAGCGGCCGTGGTTGAGAACTTCGGATCCGGGGACGGGGAGTGGCACTGTGGCAGCGCCGGATACAAGCGAGAGTGGATACGGAAGAGCACCTGTGCACTTGGGCAGCGAAAGCGCCTGGTCAGCAGAGGGAACTGCGACCGTGTAAACAACCTTCGTACGGACTGGCCTGTATGACTGTGTCTCGTCCCTGTCCCAGTCGATACTGTCACAAAACTCACAATAGAGTGGTGAACGGTTCACCGTGATGGCGACCGGCGGGAGGCCGGGTTGACAACTACGGCTAACGCGGTTTTCCTTTTCTCCGGAACATATTGTTGTTCTTTTTCTGTCGTGGCTTTGCTTGCGATTATATACAATTCCTAACTATGGTTCTTTACTGGACAAAAAACGAGACTCGTTAACTAAATCCGGTAGTTCCCAGTCCCACCCTCCGATATATACCTATCTAACTCGAGGAACTCGCCATGATGAGCCGTACGTACCATCCGCGTTAATCCGGGATAATGTAACTCGAGTGCCAATAATTTACCTGCTAGGCGTACGTTTATGAACTGCCTCGAACGTACGTATAAAATAACAGTAAGTCACTAACGCCTACAGTACACCTGTAACATCTTGCTGTAAATGATTCCTTGTTAATTAGAGCAGTCGCCTTCCACCAATgtgaaaaacaaaacaaaaccatcTAGTTGCTGCTCTGGTAGGGACTGATTGATCGTTGCTAGTACGAGCCTATCAATCCATGGTCCAAGCACTGCGCCACCATCACACAGATTCACAGGGATGGAAGCTCCAGCCTCGTCTCAAACAGGCATTCTCCGAGAATAAGGTTCGGTTCCGGCGTCGTGACAGAAACGGCGCTCGTCCGTCAAACGTGCGAACGCCACGACATCGAACCAGCTCGATCGTCTCGTGCCGTTCCCCCCGACCACGCGCACGT from Panicum virgatum strain AP13 chromosome 9K, P.virgatum_v5, whole genome shotgun sequence encodes:
- the LOC120650022 gene encoding homologous-pairing protein 2 homolog, which codes for MPPKSDSVEGIVLGFVNEQNRPLNSQNVADALQKFNLKKTAVQKALDALADSGQISFKEYGKQKIYIARQDQFDIPNGEELEEMKKANAKLQEELADQKKAISEVESEVRGLQSNLTLAEIKSKETKLQSEVQEMEEKLDKLQSGVILVKPEDKKIIEDSFAEKVNQWRKRKRMFKELWDNITENSPKDQKEFKEELGLEYDEDVGVNLQSYTDMLASLNKRRKISR
- the LOC120650020 gene encoding uncharacterized protein LOC120650020, translated to MGRRLDVLLGRTTKQTARLRSLLGLAATRLGVVRGHRQVRCAQARGDVEQLLRLGRPDRALARAEHAVREQDALDALADLEAYCGLIAERAALVDACRECPEELREAAAGLVYAAARCGDLPELQEVRNILAAKFGREFVSAASALRSGCGVNPKIVQKLSTRQPSLESRQMLLQEIAAEKGIAVSLYEPPCEGSGRSHSHHDHRKTKQEKERIRTPPVDDLDEHVSGHSAQRYKDVEAAAQAAFKSAALAAAAAKAAMELSRGDSRGPGDSRKTGAAQMDDESKKEDETVDGKKFEKIEHARNYSSEIEILPDDEANHDNTAANELKHHEQREPARVKPQSVRTKRGF